In Chryseobacterium gotjawalense, the following are encoded in one genomic region:
- a CDS encoding REP-associated tyrosine transposase: MSRNYKFHNPEGLYFISFAVVGWLDVFIRNEYKDLFLESVRFCQREKGLEIHAWCIMSSHVNLVFRSIKGQKPELLIGDLKRFTSKAIVKAIMEHPKESRKDFLLEAFRKEAEKSSNVTHYKFWRHDNNPIELWSNRVIKQKIDYVHQNPVEAGLVFRAEDYRYSSAIDYSDEKGLLDGIEVFRMFDF, from the coding sequence ATGAGCCGAAACTATAAATTCCATAATCCTGAAGGTCTTTATTTTATCAGTTTCGCAGTTGTGGGCTGGTTGGATGTGTTCATCCGAAACGAGTATAAAGATTTATTTTTAGAAAGTGTAAGGTTTTGCCAGAGAGAAAAAGGTTTGGAAATTCATGCGTGGTGCATCATGTCCAGTCATGTTAATTTGGTTTTCAGGAGTATAAAAGGACAAAAGCCTGAATTGCTGATCGGTGATCTTAAAAGATTTACCAGCAAAGCAATTGTAAAAGCAATTATGGAACATCCTAAAGAAAGCCGGAAAGATTTTCTTTTGGAGGCTTTCAGGAAAGAAGCAGAAAAAAGTTCAAATGTCACTCATTATAAGTTTTGGCGCCACGATAATAACCCCATTGAATTATGGAGCAACCGTGTCATTAAACAAAAAATAGATTACGTACATCAGAATCCTGTGGAAGCAGGTTTGGTTTTCAGAGCGGAAGATTACCGGTACAGCAGTGCCATCGATTATTCGGATGAAAAAGGACTTTTGGATGGTATTGAGGTTTTCAGGATGTTTGATTTTTGA
- a CDS encoding transglycosylase domain-containing protein has protein sequence MNTNFEGFVIYNKNENKNKAFAVVSENYECKAESIKIPETFKKFIVPIEDKRFYNHRGIDFKGTTRALLRNVVNMKILEGGSTLSQQLARNLLKDNSKTLHRKVKETLKAIELEHYYSKDDILNLYFNNIYFGRNLRGIRTASLYYFDKETEKLNNSEILFLITILRGPNYYLSNVEITNKRMQMLSDLLLENQNINSNQHKKLIKRKINIENNKISLVRKSVVPFISEKIDVNKKTIISTLTQSHQKFAEKFIQDSKYPTSVVIIKNQKVVGFSSYYGSDYPFIFKSNVGSTLKPFIYYLERKEFIVRKNLILIRTICNGMLGRHLG, from the coding sequence ATGAATACTAATTTTGAAGGTTTTGTAATTTATAATAAAAATGAAAATAAAAACAAAGCATTTGCTGTGGTTTCTGAAAATTATGAATGTAAAGCAGAATCAATAAAAATACCTGAAACGTTTAAGAAATTTATCGTTCCAATTGAAGACAAAAGATTCTACAATCATAGGGGCATTGATTTTAAGGGAACAACAAGAGCACTCCTTAGAAACGTAGTAAATATGAAAATTTTAGAGGGAGGCAGTACTTTATCTCAACAGTTAGCTCGAAATCTTTTAAAAGACAACTCAAAAACATTACATAGAAAAGTTAAAGAAACACTAAAAGCAATTGAACTTGAGCATTATTATTCTAAGGATGATATTCTTAACTTATATTTTAATAATATTTATTTTGGGAGAAATTTGAGAGGAATAAGAACTGCCTCCTTGTATTATTTTGACAAAGAAACTGAAAAACTAAATAACTCTGAGATCCTATTTTTAATAACCATTTTAAGAGGTCCAAATTATTATCTAAGTAATGTTGAAATTACAAATAAAAGAATGCAGATGCTTTCTGACTTATTATTAGAAAACCAAAACATAAATTCTAATCAACATAAAAAATTAATAAAAAGGAAAATTAATATTGAAAATAACAAAATTTCCCTGGTGAGAAAGAGTGTTGTCCCGTTTATTTCTGAAAAAATTGATGTAAATAAGAAGACTATAATTTCAACTCTAACTCAATCCCATCAAAAATTTGCTGAGAAATTTATTCAAGATTCAAAATACCCAACTTCGGTTGTTATAATTAAAAATCAAAAAGTGGTAGGTTTTTCTAGTTATTATGGTTCTGATTATCCTTTTATCTTTAAATCAAATGTAGGTTCTACACTTAAACCATTTATTTATTATCTAGAAAGAAAGGAATTCATAGTTCGGAAAAATTTGATTCTTATAAGAACAATCTGCAATGGAATGTTAGGGAGGCATCTTGGGTAA
- a CDS encoding SPFH domain-containing protein, protein MSLTFLLLVMIAVLVTIGVITKKLNILTYAEPDKNGNQKPVGVKWKPVTFILLAVVAALFQPMNYEVISVGHKGLLINLLGDKRGASNTEEVSGVVFYNKYTQEIQEVPLDQRHIEYPESIIVAKGGFPCPIKPSFNYSVKESTAADMFTNLRSTYKKGGLEAIQEGWLNNAIIGAINDVANRHSIDYLFNNRETYEAEILSEVNKRIGKWFMVSQLKTNIQPPKAIRQSIEDKATADADAIKAEAQARVAQADAQRKIQLAKGDSASVVIRAQAEAKAISLKQQEITPTYVEYQRVLKWDGVMPSTVLGSGSNTLLNVK, encoded by the coding sequence ATGTCTCTAACATTTCTACTATTGGTGATGATCGCGGTGCTTGTTACCATTGGAGTCATTACAAAAAAACTCAACATCCTAACCTACGCTGAACCGGATAAAAACGGAAATCAAAAACCTGTTGGCGTTAAATGGAAACCGGTTACTTTTATTCTGCTTGCCGTTGTTGCGGCGCTTTTTCAACCCATGAATTACGAAGTCATCAGCGTGGGTCACAAAGGACTTCTCATCAATCTACTCGGCGATAAAAGAGGCGCTTCGAATACCGAAGAAGTTTCGGGAGTCGTGTTTTATAACAAATACACCCAGGAAATACAGGAAGTTCCGCTCGACCAGCGGCATATTGAATATCCGGAATCTATTATCGTGGCGAAAGGCGGGTTCCCATGCCCAATCAAGCCTTCGTTCAACTATTCGGTGAAGGAATCTACGGCGGCGGATATGTTTACCAACCTGAGATCCACGTACAAAAAGGGCGGCCTGGAAGCCATACAGGAAGGCTGGCTGAACAATGCCATCATCGGGGCCATCAATGATGTGGCGAACCGGCATTCGATTGATTACCTGTTCAACAACCGGGAAACTTATGAGGCAGAAATTCTCTCGGAAGTGAATAAAAGAATCGGGAAATGGTTTATGGTTTCTCAATTGAAAACCAATATTCAGCCGCCGAAAGCCATCCGCCAGTCGATTGAAGACAAGGCGACGGCCGATGCTGATGCGATTAAAGCAGAAGCTCAGGCAAGAGTTGCGCAGGCGGATGCACAGAGAAAGATACAGCTGGCGAAAGGAGATTCCGCTTCTGTGGTCATCAGAGCGCAGGCCGAGGCAAAAGCCATCAGCCTGAAACAGCAGGAAATTACGCCTACTTATGTGGAATACCAGCGTGTGCTGAAATGGGATGGCGTGATGCCGAGCACGGTGCTGGGGAGTGGGAGTAATACGCTGTTGAATGTGAAGTAA